One Setaria viridis chromosome 3, Setaria_viridis_v4.0, whole genome shotgun sequence DNA window includes the following coding sequences:
- the LOC117850108 gene encoding GATA transcription factor 15, producing MLQEMALCACGRFYAGDGCGGRCAGAAAASSALSMLFPVAVEQCYYSKEDDRSPYVGGGAVDCTLSLGTPSTRRAEAGGRARAAGGGGGGGAAPSCKESADRGSPPARRCANCDTTSTPLWRNGPRGPKSLCNACGIRYKKEERRAAAAVAPAPAPQDGSYACGGYARQPPPPQWGCYGPVAAAKSASFGMYGGGDVVDAAADGPCLSWMLNVMPSSPAFAVRERPTLFQYY from the exons ATGCTGCAGGAGATGGCGCTGTGCGCGTGCGGGCGGTTCTACGCCGGggacggctgcggcggccggtgcgcgggcgccgccgcggcgtcgtcggccTTGTCAATGCTGTTCCCCGTGGCGGTGGAACAGTGCTACTACAGCAAGGAGGATGACAGGTCGCCATacgtcggcggcggggcggtggaCTGCACGCTGTCGCTCGGCACGCCGTCCACGCGCCGggccgaggcgggcgggcgcgcgcgcgcagcaggcggcggcggcggcggcggggcggcgccgtcTTGCAAGGAGTCCGCCGACCGCgggtcgccgccggcccggcGGTGCGCCAACTGCGACACCACGTCGACGCCGCTCTGGCGGAACGGCCCGCGGGGACCCAAG TCGCTGTGCAACGCCTGCGGGATCCGGTACAAGAAGGAAgagcggcgcgccgcggcggccgtagcgccagcgccggcgccacAGGACGGGTCGTACGCGTGCGGCGGCTACGCGAGgcagccgcccccgccgcagTGGGGATGCTACGGCCCGGTCGCCGCGGCGAAGTCGGCGTCCTTCGGGatgtacggcggcggcgacgtcgtcgacgcggcggccgacgggcCCTGCCTGTCGTGGATGCTCAACGTGATGCCGTCCTCGCCGGCGTTCGCCGTCCGGGAGAGGCCCACCCTGTTCCAGTACTACTAG
- the LOC117847023 gene encoding GTPase ERA1, chloroplastic — protein sequence MELGLALRFVAPPPPCLSRRCLALPPDLLSPCVLRGRSVRASRLEHGVGVVSNASMTYSGVEEEEMLEEEEEEEAEPAVNARPRLELIEKPDWSLALLDEYESEELSTSHCDNHRSGYVAVLGKPNVGKSTLINQVVGQKLSIVTDKPQTTRHRILGICSEPEYQIILYDTPGVIKKEMHKLDSMMMKNVRSAIGSADCVLVVVDACKAPEKIDEMLEEGVGNKGIGVPVLLVLNKKDLIKPGEIAKKLEWYQKFTNVDDAIPISAKFGHGVDDIKEWILSKLPLGPAYYPKDIASEHPERFFVGEIVREKIFVQYRQEIPYSCQVNVVSYKSRPTAKDFIQVEILVEKESQRSIILGKDGKAIKMLATASRLDIEDFLQKKVYLELEVKVKENWRQDERLLKRYGYGGEIQAL from the exons ATGGAGCTTGGCCTCGCGCTCCGGTTcgtcgcgcctcctcctccctgtctCTCCCGTCGATGTCTTGCTCTTCCGCCGGATTTGCTTTCCCCGTGTGTGCTACGAGGAAGAAGCGTCCGCGCCTCGAGACTAGAGCATGGAGTTGGGGTTGTGTCCAATGCGAGTATGACCTATTCAGGAGTAGAAGAGGAGGAGATgttggaagaggaggaggaggaggaggctgaaCCTGCGGTGAACGCGAGGCCGCGCTTGGAGCTTATCGAGAAGCCAGACTGGAGCCTGGCGCTGCTGGATGAGTACgagtcggaggagttgagcaccTCTCATTGCGACAATCACCGCAGTG GCTATGTTGCTGTATTGGGGAAGCCAAATGTTGGCAAGAGCACCCTTATTAACCAAGTGGTTGGTCAGAAACTTTCAATTGTAACAGATAAACCACAGACAACACGGCATCGCATTCTTGGTATATGTTCTGAACCAGAATACCAG ATTATACTTTATGATACTCCTGGTGTCATTAAAAAGGAGATGCACAAGCTGGACAGTATGATGATGAAGAATGTTAGGAGTGCTATTGGCAGTGCAGACTGTGTGCttgttgttgttgatgcttGCAAAGCGCCTGAAAAA ATTGATGAGATGCTGGAAGAAGGTGTGGGAAATAAAGGAATTGGAGTACCTGTTCTGCTAGTATTGAACAAGAAAGATCTGATAAAACCAGGAGAAATCGCAAAGAAACTTGAG TGGTATCAAAAATTCACTAATGTTGATGATGCTATACCAATTAGTGCTAAATTTGGTCATGGGGTGGATGATATCAAGGAGTGGATATTGTCAAAGCTCCCTCTGGGTCCTGCTTACTACCCCAAG GACATAGCTAGTGAACACCCTGAGAGATTTTTTGTTGGTGAAATAGTGAGGGAAAAGATTTTTGTTCAATATAGGCAGGAGATTCCTTATTCATGCCAG GTTAATGTTGTCAGTTACAAAAGCAGGCCTACTGCCAAGGATTTCATTCAAGTTGAGATCCTTGTTGAGAAAGAATCACAAAGAAGCATTATACTTGGGAAG GATGGCAAAGCCATAAAGATGTTGGCAACCGCATCACGGCTTGACATCGAGGATTTCCTACAAAAGAAAGTTTACCTTGAG CTAGAGGTCAAGGTGAAGGAAAACTGGCGGCAAGATGAACGTCTTCTGAAGCGTTATGGCTACGGCGGCGAGATTCAAGCGCTATGA
- the LOC117850107 gene encoding sugar transporter ERD6-like 4, whose translation MASNRAGGGYESGSDHDGALQKPLLPNSGSWYRMGMGSRQSSLNAGTSSMAVLRESHVSALLCTLIVALGPIQFGFTGGYSSPTQDGIIRDLNLSISEFSVFGSLSNVGAMVGAIASGQMAEYVGRKGSLMIAAIPNIIGWLAISFAKDSSFLYMGRLLEGFGVGIISYVVPVYIAEVSPQNMRGALGSVNQLSVTLGIMFAYLLGMFVPWRLLAVIGTLPCIVLIPGLFFIPESPRWLAKMNMMDDCETSLQVLRGFDADITAEVNDIKRAVTSANKRTTIRFQELNQKKFRTPLILGIGLLVLQQLSGVNGILFYASSIFKAAGLKNSDLDTFALGAIQVLATGVTTTFLDRAGRRILLIISAAGMTLSLLAVAVVFFIKDNIPHDSDLYNILSMVSLVGLVAYIVAFSFGMGAIPWIIMSEILPVSIKSLAGSFATLANWLTSFGITMTANLLLSWSAGGTFSAYLIVSAFTLVFVILWVPETKGRTLEEIQWSFR comes from the exons ATGGCGAGCAacagggccggcggcggctacgAGAGCGGCAGCGACCACGACGGCGCGCTGCAGAAGCCGCTGCTGCCCAACAGCGGGAGCTGGTACCGGATGGGGATGGGGTCGCGCCAGTCCAGCCTCAACGCCGGCACCTCCTCCATGGCCGTCCTGCGCGAGTCCCACGTCTCCGCCTTGCTCTGCACGCTCATCGTCGCGCTCGGCCCCATTCAGTTCGGCTTCACCGGCGGCTACTCGTCCCCGACGCAGGACGGCATCATCCGGGACCTCAACCTCTCCATCTCCGAG TTCTCGGTGTTCGGCTCGCTGTCCAATGTGGGCGCCATGGTCGGAGCCATCGCCAGCGGGCAGATGGCTGAGTACGTTGGCCGTAAAGGG TCATTGATGATTGCAGCGATTCCAAACATCATTGGTTGGCTTGCAATCTCCTTTGCAAAA GACTCTTCATTTCTGTATATGGGACGATTGCTTGAAGGATTTGGTGTCGGTATCATTTCCTATGTG GTACCAGTATACATTGCAGAAGTATCTCCTCAGAACATGAGAGGAGCTCTTGGCTCCGTGAACCAG TTGTCTGTAACCCTTGGTATCATGTTTGCCTATTTGCTCGGCATGTTTGTTCCTTGGAGGCTTCTTGCAGTAATAG GAACCTTGCCCTGCATAGTGTTGATACCTGGCCTATTCTTCATTCCAGAATCTCCAAGATGGCTG GCAAAGATGAATATGATGGACGATTGCGAAACTTCTCTACAAGTTCTGAGGGGATTTGATGCTGATATCACTGCAGAAGTTAATGATATAAAG AGAGCGGTAACATCAGCAAACAAAAGGACTACAATCCGTTTTCAAGAGTTGAACCAAAAGAAATTCCGCACACCCCTAATT CTAGGAATTGGCCTACTTGTGCTGCAACAACTAAGTGGAGTAAACGGCATACTTTTTTATGCAAGTAGCATCTTCAAAGCTGCAG GGCTCAAGAACAGTGATCTGGACACATTTGCACTTGGAGCTATCCAG GTTCTTGCCACTGGTGTTACAACCACGTTCTTGGACAGAGCTGGCCGACGAATCCTCCTTATT ATTTCTGCTGCTGGGATGACTCTAAGCCTTCTTGCAGTTGCTGTTGTATTTTTCATCAAG GATAATATTCCACATGACTCTGACTTGTATAACATCTTAAGTATGGTGTCCTTGGTTGGTCTCGTG GCTTATATTGTCGCCTTCTCCTTTGGTATGGGTGCGATTCCATGGATCATAATGTCTGAG ATCCTCCCAGTTAGCATCAAGAGTCTCGCAGGAAGCTTTGCGACACTGGCCAACTGGTTGACATCCTTTGGAATAACAATGACAGCGAATTTGCTGCTCAGCTGGAGTGCTGGAG GTACGTTTTCCGCCTACTTGATTGTGAGTGCTTTCACTCTTGTGTTCGTCATCCTTTGGGTGCCAGAGACAAAGGGAAGAACCCTCGAGGAGATACAATGGTCGTTCCGCTGA
- the LOC117847024 gene encoding alkylbase DNA glycosidase-like protein mag2, protein MGRPARSRSPATGTPTAATELRSAKISFRSRKIVKTPPGKPLATTAVPPPVPAPLPPVLPALSSPGEIAAALRHLQAADPLLAAVIASTEALTFAASPSLPAFHALARSILYQQLATSAADAIYARFLALLPSASAAASDAVTPAAVLALAAADLRTIGVSGRKASYLHDLAIRFAAGELSDSAVAAMDESALLAELTKVKGVGEWTVHMFMIFSLHRPDVLPCGDLGVRKGVQELYKLKALPKPEEMAALCERWRPYRSVGAWYMWRLMESKGAAAKKKGKASS, encoded by the coding sequence atggggcggccggcgcgctccCGATCTCCGGCCACCGGCACGCCTACGGCGGCCACCGAACTTCGCTCCGCCAAGATCTCCTTCCGCTCCCGTAAAATCGTCAAGACACCGCCAGGAAAACCCCTCGCCACGACCGCCGTGCCACCACCGGTGCCGGCGCCTCTACCTCCAGTGCTGCCAGCGCTATCCTCCCCGGGCGAGATTGCGGCCGCGCTACGCCACCTCCAAGCAGCGGaccccctcctcgccgcggtCATCGCCTCCACTGAGGCCCTCACATTCGcagcctccccctccctccccgcatTCCACGCCCTCGCGCGCTCCATCCTCTACCAGCAGCTCGcgacctccgccgccgacgccatcTACGCTCGCTTCCTCGCACTCCTCCCTTCTGCGTCCGCCGCAGCCTCCGACGCGGTAACCCCGGCCGCCGTCcttgccctcgccgccgccgacctacGCACCATCGGCGTCTCCGGCCGCAAGGCCTCTTACCTCCACGACCTCGCGATCAGATTCGCAGCCGGGGAGCTCTCCGACTCCGCCGTGGCCGCGATGGACGAGTCTGCGCTCCTCGCCGAGCTCACCAAGGTGAAAGGCGTCGGCGAGTGGACCGTCCACATGTTCATGATCTTCTCGCTGCACCGCCCCGACGTGCTCCCGTGCGGCGACCTTGGCGTGCGTAAGGGCGTTCAGGAGCTGTACAAGCTGAAGGCGCTGCCCAAGCCAGAGGAGATGGCGGCATTATGCGAGCGGTGGAGGCCGTACCGGTCGGTAGGCGCGTGGTACATGTGGCGCCTCATGGAGAGCAAGGGCGCTGCggccaagaagaagggcaaggcgaGCTCTTAG
- the LOC117847022 gene encoding uncharacterized protein has translation MGKAKGKSRQDKFYHLAKEQGYRSRAAFKLLQLDARFRFLPTARSVLDLCAAPGGWVQVAVNHAPVGAFVVGVDLVPIRPIRGAHSLTEDITTTKCRAAVRRLMDANGVSAFDVVLHDGSPNVGGAWAQEATSQSALVIDALRLATMFLAPKGAFITKVFRSQDYNAIMYCLKQFFEKVEATKPTASRSTSAEIYIICLKYKAPAKIQPELLDIKHLFSVVPDTNKSRDVMDGRHKRHRDGYEEGNTTLRKVGLASDFIWSDAQTPLEFLGSYNAISFDNPESLPIKNHELTNDDIKNFCEDLLLLDKNSFKHILKWRIRLRKALASSSQITPKVDDDAETTKVKDDDQLLQEMEELTSVIDRNKRREKKRLSKRRAKDKARKATGMQIDATGDDYGDPDLFSISVIKGGKELQAVESAELDVEDDIEDSENEETQAREVSDEDMDSDEEQQRYDAQLEEMLDEAYERFVTKKGGEVKQERKRAKRINPDADADLLEGSEDDGDDVEMDQGFDDDQDPETNPLLLSLDEHKPTKEQIVQQWYSQDVFAEAGTDAAEQSDSEDERENLQRNMEKKMDTGKKEKMAKAQHLQQDDFDIVPAEPVRNEEDSSSSSDESDESEEDLNDYRKAEVLAYAKKMLRKKQREQILDDAYNKYMFDDEGLPNWFVEDEKRHSQPMKPVTREEVAAMRAQFKEIDARPSKKVAEAKARKKRVAMKKLDSARQKADAVADQNDINERSKRKMIDQIYRKAMPKKPQKEYVVAKKGVQVRTGKGKVLVDPRMKKDKRASGTGKKGKKGGKGAKGKGGQRGKKAGKAPR, from the exons ATGGGTAAGGCGAAGGGGAAGAGCCGGCAGGACAAGTTCTACCACCTCGCCAAGGAGCAAGGGTACCGGAGTCGCGCGGCCTTCAAGCTGCTCCAGCTCGACGCGCGGTTCCGCTTCCTCCCGACGGCGCGCTCGGTGCTCGACCTCTGCGCCGCGCCGGGAGGGTGGGTCCAGGTGGCCGTCAACCATGCCCCCGTGGGAGCCTTCGTCGTGGGCGTCGACCTCGTGCCCATCCGCCCCATCCGCGGCGCCCACTCGCTCACCGAGGACATCACCACCACCAAGTGCCGCGCCGCGGTGCGGAGGCTGATGGACGCTAACGGCGTCTCCGCGTTCGACGTCGTGCTCCACGACGGGTCACCCAACGTCGGTGGTGCCTGGGCGCAGGAAGCCACATCGCAGTCGGCGCTGGTCATCGACGCCCTGCGCCTCGCTACAATGTTCCTCGCCCCCAAGGGTGCCTTTATCACCAAG GTTTTTAGGTCTCAAGATTACAACGCTATTATGTACTGTCTTAAACAG TTCTTTGAGAAGGTTGAGGCAACTAAACCTACAGCAAGTCGGTCTACATCTGCTGAAATTTATATCATCTGCCTGAAATATAAGGCTCCCGCAAAGATTCAACCAGAACTCCTTGATATAAAGCACTTGTTCAGTGTGGTTCCGGATACGAATAAA TCTAGGGATGTTATGGATGGTAGGCACAAGAGACATCGTGATGG GTATGAAGAAGGGAATACAACATTGCGGAAAGTCGGTTTGGCATCAGACTTTATATGGTCTGATGCCCAGACACCACTGGAGTTTTTGGGCTCTTACAATGCGATTTCATTTGATAATCCAGAATCTCTGCCCATAAAGAATCATGAGCTTACTAATGATGAT ATAAAAAATTTCTGTGAGGATTTACTTCTGTTGGATAAAAATAGTTTCAAGCATATCTTGAA ATGGCGGATCCGCTTACGCAAAGCACTGGCTTCGTCATCACAAATCACCCCAAAGGTTGATGATGATGCAGAGACCACaaaggtcaaggatgatgatcaACTTCTCCAAGAGATGGAAGAATTGACAAGTGTTATTGATAGGAataaaaggagagagaaaaagcgCCTGTCAAAGCGTCGAGCAAAG GATAAAGCACGCAAGGCTACAGGAATGCAGATTGACGCTACAGGAGATGATTACGGtgatcctgacttgttttctatCAGTGTTATCAAG GGTGGAAAAGAACTTCAAGCTGTTGAATCAGCAGAGCTTGATGTGGAAGATGACATTGAAGACAGTGAGAATGAGGAAACTCAAGCTCGTGAAGTCTCTGATGAGGACATGGATTCTGATGAAGAACAACAGAG GTACGATGCACAGCTTGAGGAGATGCTTGATGAAGCTTATGAGCGCTTTGTAACGAAAAAGGGTGGTGAAGTAAAACAAGAACGTAAGCGTGCAAAGCGAATCAATCCTGATGCTGATGCTGACTTGTTAGAG GGTAgtgaagatgatggtgatgacGTTGAAATGGATCAAGGTTTTGACGACGATCAAGATCCGGAGACCAATCCCCTTCTATTATCGCTAGATGAACACAAACCAACTAAAGAGCAGATTGTACAACAGTGGTACAGTCAGGATGTGTTCGCAGAAGCAGGAACAGACGCCGCTGAGCAGAGTGACAGTGAAGATGAAAGGGAGAATTTGCAGAGGAATATGGAAAAGAAGATGGACACTggcaaaaaggaaaagatgGCTAAGGCACAGCATTTGCAACAAGATGATTTTGATATCGTACCTGCAGAACCAGTCCGAAATGAAGAGgattcatcttcatcttctgatgAATCAGATGAATCGGAGGAGGATCTCAATGATTACAGAAAGGCTGAAGTACTAGCCTATGCAAAGAAGATGTTGAGGAAGAAGCAGAGGGAGCAGATACTTGATGATGCTTACAACAAGTACatgtttgatgatgaagggttACCCAATTGGTTTGTTGAGGATGAGAAGAGGCATAGCCAGCCCATGAAGCCTGTTACACGTGAAGAAGTAGCTGCCATGAGGGCGCAGTTTAAGGAGATTGATGCCCGTCCATCCAAGAAGGTTGCAGAGGCCAAGGCGCGGAAGAAGCGTGTTGCCATGAAGAAACTGGACAGTGCACGCCAAAAGGCAGATGCCGTCGCAGACCAGAATGACATAAACGAGCGGTCGAAGAGGAAGATGATTGACCAGATTTACAGGAAGGCAATGCCCAAGAAGCCTCAGAAGGAGTACGTGGTTGCAAAGAAGGGGGTTCAGGTTAGGACCGGCAAAGGGAAGGTATTGGTGGATCCACGGATGAAGAAGGACAAGAGGGCCAGTGGGACTGGGAAGAAAGGGAAGAAGGGCGGCAAAGGTGCTAAAGGGAAGGGTGGCCAGAGAGGGAAGAAGGCTGGGAAAGCTCCGAGGTAA
- the LOC117847058 gene encoding sugar transporter ERD6-like 4 isoform X2: MGSTSNRGGGAAGEESGSDHDGGLRKPLLAVHTGSWYRMGSRQSSVAPGASSMAVLRESHVSAFLCTLIVALGPIQFGFTSGFSSPTQDAMVRDLKLSIPEFSAFGSLSNVGAMVGAIASGQMAEHIGRKGSLMIAAIPNIIGWLAISFAKDSSFLYMGRLLEGFGVGIISYTVPVYIAEISPQNMRGALGSVNQLSVTLGILLAYLLGMFVPWRLLAVMGALPCTVLIPGLFFIPESPRWLAKMNLMEDCETSLQVLRGFETDITTEVNDIKRAVTSARKRTTISFQELNQKKYRTPLILGIGLLVLQNLSGINGILFYASNIFKAAGVTNSDLATCSLGAIQVLATGVTTWLLDRAGRRILLIISTSGMTLCLLAVSIVFFLKDNVSHDSDTYYLLSMISLVALVAFVIAFSFGMGAIPWLMMSEILPVSIKSLGGSIATLAAWLTSFAITMTANLMLTWSVGGTFLSYMIVSAFTLVFVVLWVPETKGRTLEEIQWSFR; encoded by the exons ATGGGTAGCACCAGCAACAGGGGtggaggcgccgccggcgaggagagCGGCAGCGACCACGACGGCGGGCTGCGGAAGCCGCTGCTGGCCGTCCACACGGGCAGCTGGTACCGGATGGGCTCGCGGCAGTCCAGCGTCGCCCCCGGGGCCTCGTCCATGGCCGTCCTGCGCGAGTCCCACGTCTCCGCCTTCCTCTGCACGCTCATCGTCGCGCTCGGGCCCATCCAGTTCGGCTTCACCAGCGGCTTCTCCTCCCCGACCCAGGACGCCATGGTTCGGGACCTCAAGCTCTCCATCCCCGAG TTCTCGGCGTTCGGCTCGCTGTCCAACGTCGGCGCCATGGTCGGGGCGATCGCCAGCGGGCAGATGGCCGAGCACATTGGCCGCAAAGGG TCGTTGATGATTGCTGCAATCCCAAATATCATCGGTTGGCTTGCGATATCCTTTGCGAAA GACTCCTCATTTCTGTATATGGGACGATTGCTTGAAGGATTTGGTGTTGGCATCATATCATATACG GTACCAGTATACATAGCAGAGATATCTCCTCAGAACATGAGAGGAGCTCTTGGTTCCGTGAACCAG TTGTCTGTAACCCTTGGTATATTGTTGGCCTATTTGCTTGGTATGTTTGTTCCATGGAGGCTTCTTGCAGTGATGG GAGCCTTGCCCTGCACAGTGTTGATTCCTGGCCTATTCTTCATTCCAGAATCTCCAAGATGGCTG GCAAAGATGAATTTGATGGAAGACTGTGAGACTTCGCTACAAGTGCTGAGGGGGTTTGAAACTGACATCACCACAGAAGTGAATGATATAAAG AGGGCAGTGACATCAGCAAGGAAAAGGACTACAATCAGTTTTCAGGAGTTAAACCAAAAGAAATACCGCACGCCCCTAATT CTAGGAATTGGCCTACTTGTACTGCAAAATTTAAGTGGAATCAACGGTATACTGTTTTATGCAAGTAACATCTTCAAAGCTGCAG GGGTTACAAACAGCGACTTGGCCACCTGTTCACTTGGAGCTATCCAG GTTCTTGCCACTGGAGTTACAACATGGTTATTAGACAGAGCTGGACGACGCATCCTTCTTATT ATTTCTACTTCTGGCATGACTCTATGCCTGCTTGCTGTTTCTATTGTATTTTTTCTCAAG GATAATGTTTCGCATGATTCAGACACATACTACTTGTTAAGTATGATCTCCTTGGTCGCTCTTGTG GCTTTCGTCATTGCCTTCTCCTTCGGTATGGGTGCCATTCCATGGCTCATGATGTCTGAG ATCCTCCCGGTTAGCATCAAGAGTCTGGGAGGAAGCATTGCGACACTGGCAGCCTGGCTGACATCCTTTGCTATAACAATGACAGCAAACTTGATGCTCACCTGGAGTGTTGGAG GCACTTTCCTCTCCTATATGATTGTGAGCGCCTTCACTCTCGTGTTCGTCGTCCTTTGGGTGCCAGAGACAAAGGGTAGAACTCTAGAGGAGATCCAATGGTCGTTTCGCTGA
- the LOC117847058 gene encoding sugar transporter ERD6-like 4 isoform X1 → MGSTSNRGGGAAGEESGSDHDGGLRKPLLAVHTGSWYRMGSRQSSVAPGASSMAVLRESHVSAFLCTLIVALGPIQFGFTSGFSSPTQDAMVRDLKLSIPEFSAFGSLSNVGAMVGAIASGQMAEHIGRKGVGAFSSGKSKWDFLKFESLMIAAIPNIIGWLAISFAKDSSFLYMGRLLEGFGVGIISYTVPVYIAEISPQNMRGALGSVNQLSVTLGILLAYLLGMFVPWRLLAVMGALPCTVLIPGLFFIPESPRWLAKMNLMEDCETSLQVLRGFETDITTEVNDIKRAVTSARKRTTISFQELNQKKYRTPLILGIGLLVLQNLSGINGILFYASNIFKAAGVTNSDLATCSLGAIQVLATGVTTWLLDRAGRRILLIISTSGMTLCLLAVSIVFFLKDNVSHDSDTYYLLSMISLVALVAFVIAFSFGMGAIPWLMMSEILPVSIKSLGGSIATLAAWLTSFAITMTANLMLTWSVGGTFLSYMIVSAFTLVFVVLWVPETKGRTLEEIQWSFR, encoded by the exons ATGGGTAGCACCAGCAACAGGGGtggaggcgccgccggcgaggagagCGGCAGCGACCACGACGGCGGGCTGCGGAAGCCGCTGCTGGCCGTCCACACGGGCAGCTGGTACCGGATGGGCTCGCGGCAGTCCAGCGTCGCCCCCGGGGCCTCGTCCATGGCCGTCCTGCGCGAGTCCCACGTCTCCGCCTTCCTCTGCACGCTCATCGTCGCGCTCGGGCCCATCCAGTTCGGCTTCACCAGCGGCTTCTCCTCCCCGACCCAGGACGCCATGGTTCGGGACCTCAAGCTCTCCATCCCCGAG TTCTCGGCGTTCGGCTCGCTGTCCAACGTCGGCGCCATGGTCGGGGCGATCGCCAGCGGGCAGATGGCCGAGCACATTGGCCGCAAAGGG GTGGGGGCTTTTTCTTCAGGAAAAAGCAAGTGGGATTTTTTAAAATTCGAA TCGTTGATGATTGCTGCAATCCCAAATATCATCGGTTGGCTTGCGATATCCTTTGCGAAA GACTCCTCATTTCTGTATATGGGACGATTGCTTGAAGGATTTGGTGTTGGCATCATATCATATACG GTACCAGTATACATAGCAGAGATATCTCCTCAGAACATGAGAGGAGCTCTTGGTTCCGTGAACCAG TTGTCTGTAACCCTTGGTATATTGTTGGCCTATTTGCTTGGTATGTTTGTTCCATGGAGGCTTCTTGCAGTGATGG GAGCCTTGCCCTGCACAGTGTTGATTCCTGGCCTATTCTTCATTCCAGAATCTCCAAGATGGCTG GCAAAGATGAATTTGATGGAAGACTGTGAGACTTCGCTACAAGTGCTGAGGGGGTTTGAAACTGACATCACCACAGAAGTGAATGATATAAAG AGGGCAGTGACATCAGCAAGGAAAAGGACTACAATCAGTTTTCAGGAGTTAAACCAAAAGAAATACCGCACGCCCCTAATT CTAGGAATTGGCCTACTTGTACTGCAAAATTTAAGTGGAATCAACGGTATACTGTTTTATGCAAGTAACATCTTCAAAGCTGCAG GGGTTACAAACAGCGACTTGGCCACCTGTTCACTTGGAGCTATCCAG GTTCTTGCCACTGGAGTTACAACATGGTTATTAGACAGAGCTGGACGACGCATCCTTCTTATT ATTTCTACTTCTGGCATGACTCTATGCCTGCTTGCTGTTTCTATTGTATTTTTTCTCAAG GATAATGTTTCGCATGATTCAGACACATACTACTTGTTAAGTATGATCTCCTTGGTCGCTCTTGTG GCTTTCGTCATTGCCTTCTCCTTCGGTATGGGTGCCATTCCATGGCTCATGATGTCTGAG ATCCTCCCGGTTAGCATCAAGAGTCTGGGAGGAAGCATTGCGACACTGGCAGCCTGGCTGACATCCTTTGCTATAACAATGACAGCAAACTTGATGCTCACCTGGAGTGTTGGAG GCACTTTCCTCTCCTATATGATTGTGAGCGCCTTCACTCTCGTGTTCGTCGTCCTTTGGGTGCCAGAGACAAAGGGTAGAACTCTAGAGGAGATCCAATGGTCGTTTCGCTGA